The Narcine bancroftii isolate sNarBan1 chromosome 6, sNarBan1.hap1, whole genome shotgun sequence genome window below encodes:
- the lratd1 gene encoding protein LRATD1, which yields MGNQIDRITHLNYSELPTGDPSGIEKDELRVGVAYFFSDDEDELEERAAQPEKMWKEPSPAKEGTAAILLLGELECSAFCCHECIFSKLGGSQDLSAYPVSTLLPRCRAGDLLELTRGVGQAAHWVVYVGASRVIHLQGQEIREEHLAQVSGGRPARIVNSWYRYRALAPELVVQNARGHVGLQGQEICWTNSESFAAWCRFGKREFKAGGEACGAGDSQVQEGRYLLKLHLADSRVHTLNFPSLEDLIREKRRQDAGGKIGVLKELSVLNQK from the coding sequence ATGGGAAATCAAATCGACAGGATCACCCATCTGAACTACAGCGAGCTCCCCACGGGTGATCCCTCTGGCATCGAGAAGGACGAGCTGAGGGTGGGGGTTGCCTACTTCTTCTCGGATGATGAGGACGAGCTGGAGGAGCGGGCGGCACAGCCCGAGAAGATGTGGAAGGAGCCGAGCCCAGCGAAGGAGGGCACGGCGGCAATACTGCTCTTGGGCGAGTTGGAGTGTTCGGCTTTCTGCTGCCATGAGTGCATCTTCTCCAAGCTGGGTGGCAGCCAGGACCTGAGCGCCTATCCAGTCAGCACCCTGCTGCCCAGGTGTCGGGCAGGCGACTTGCTGGAGCTGACACGTGGCGTTGGGCAGGCAGCTCACTGGGTGGTGTACGTGGGAGCGAGCAGGGTCATCCACCTGCAGGGGCAGGAGATCCGTGAGGAGCACCTGGCGCAGGTGAGCGGAGGGCGGCCAGCCCGCATAGTCAACAGCTGGTACCGATACCGGGCACTGGCCCCTGAGCTGGTGGTGCAGAACGCACGCGGCCACGTTGGACTCCAGGGCCAGGAGATCTGCTGGACCAACTCGGAGAGCTTCGCCGCCTGGTGCCGGTTTGGCAAGCGGGAGTTCAAGGCGGGCGGTGAGGCCTGTGGCGCTGGAGACAGTCAGGTTCAGGAGGGCCGCTACCTGCTCAAGCTGCACCTGGCTGACAGCAGGGTGCATACGCTCAACTTCCCCAGCCTGGAAGATCTGATCAGGGAGAAGCGTCGCCAAGACGCTGGTGGAAAAATAGGAGTGCTGAAGGAACTGTCTGTACTGAACCAAAAATAG